A window of the Brassica napus cultivar Da-Ae chromosome A2, Da-Ae, whole genome shotgun sequence genome harbors these coding sequences:
- the LOC106384246 gene encoding leucine aminopeptidase-like — translation MAPIDPHSFTDSTHPLTTHVSLSLYLSFPTSTIHASALLTLSSPFSGTLSLDSRSLSLSSILDPQTLHPLPHSLSPTPDPIRGTEISVVLSGQSQILLIYSTSPAASALQWLSPPQTFSKTHPYVYTQCQAIHARSIFPCQDTPARRIRYDVVMNIPASLSAVMSARHVRRRLPLPEEATHLDSSLCWCAEDRVVEEFVMEQPIPPYLFAFAVGELGFREVGPRTRVYAESADVEVLDAAEVEFAGAEEMIRQGEKLFGEYDWERFDLLVLPPSFPYGGMENPRMVFLTPTVIKGDASGGQVVAHELAHSWTGNLITNVNNEHFWLNEGFTTYAERRIVEVVQGADIATLNMGIGWRGLKDEMERFKDNLECTKLKNNQQGVDPDDVYSQVPYEKGFQFVLRIERQVGRTAFDEFLKKYIATFKFKSIDTDTFLDFLKANIPGIEKEINLELWTEGVGIPEDAYEPVSTIYTKIISLAEEFKQGKMPSEDEVAEWKGQEWELYLENLPKSCEPSQVIALDKRYRLAESKDYEVKVSFLQVAISSKCREYHGEVEKTLKTVGRMKYLRPLFNALAQSGGTEEKQLAKQVFAEARETYHPIAQGVVESILSKYI, via the exons ATGGCACCCATAGACCCACACTCCTTCACCGACTCCACCCACCCTCTAACAACCCACGTGTCCCTCTCCCTCTACCTCTCCTTCCCCACCTCCACCATCCACGCCTCCGCTCTCCTCACCCTCTCCTCCCCCTTCTCCGGCACCCTCTCCCTCGACTCCcgctccctctccctctcctccATCCTCGACCCCCAAACCCTCCACCCTCTCCCTCACTCCCTCTCCCCAACCCCCGATCCAATCCGCGGCACCGAGATCTCCGTCGTCCTCTCCGGCCAATCCCAAATCTTGCTCATCTACTCAACCTCCCCCGCCGCCTCCGCTCTCCAATGGCTCTCCCCGCCTCAGACCTTCTCCAAAACCCACCCTTACGTCTACACACAGTGCCAAGCCATCCACGCCAGATCCATCTTCCCCTGCCAAGACACCCCCGCTCGTCGTATCCGCTACGACGTCGTTATGAACATTCCCGCCTCTCTCTCCGCCGTTATGTCTGCTCGTCACGTGCGTCGGAGGCTCCCTCTCCCCGAGGAAGCAACCCATCTCGACTCCTCTTTATGCTGGTGCGCGGAGGATAGAGTCGTGGAAGAGTTTGTTATGGAGCAGCCGATTCCTCCGTATCTGTTCGCGTTTGCGGTTGGGGAGTTGGGGTTTCGAGAAGTGGGGCCCAGGACGAGGGTGTACGCGGAGTCTGCTGACGTGGAGGTTCTTGATGCGGCTGAGGTGGAGTTTGCTGGGGCTGAGGAGATGATTAGGCAAGGGGAGAAGCTTTTTGGGGAGTATGATTGGGAGAGGTTTGATTTGCTTGTGTTGCCTCCGAGTTTTCCTTATGGTGGGATGGAGAATCCGAGGATGGTGTTTTTGACGCCTACTGTGATTAAAGGGGATGCCTCTGGGGGTCAGGTTGTGGCTCATGAGCTTGCGCATAGCTGGACTGGGAACTTGATTACTAACGTTAACAACGAGCATTTCTGGTTGAATGAG GGGTTTACAACTTACGCAGAGAGGAGGATTGTGGAGGTTGTTCAAGGAGCGGATATAGCTACTTTGAACATGGGGATTGGCTGGAGAGGTCTAAAAGATGAGATGGAACGTTTTAAAGACAATTTGGAGTGCACTAAGCTCAAGAATAATCAACAAGGTGTTGATCCAGATGATGTTTACTCTCAGGTTCCTTACGAAAAAGGGTTCCAGTTTGTGTTGAGAATCGAACGTCAG GTTGGGAGGACTGCTTTCGACGAGTTCCTCAAGAAATACATTGCTACGTTCAAGTTCAAGTCGATTGATACAGATACGTTTCTTGATTTCTTGAAAGCGAACATCCCTGGGATAGAGAAAGAGATCAACCTAGAGCTGTGGACTGAAGGCGTTGGTATACCGGAAGATGCATATGAACCAGTCTCAACCATTTACACAAAGATCATATCGTTGGCAGAAGAGTTTAAGCAAGGAAAGATGCCAAGTGAGGATGAGGTTGCTGAGTGGAAGGGTCAGGAATGGGAGCTCTACTTGGAGAATCTTCCTAAATCATGTGAACCTTCTCAG GTCATAGCGTTGGACAAGCGCTACAGACTAGCAGAATCAAAGGACTACGAAGTGAAGGTGTCGTTTCTACAAGTTGCAATCTCGTCCAAGTGCAGAGAGTACCATGGAGAAGTGGAGAAAACTCTAAAAACCGTGGGAAGGATGAAGTACCTGCGTCCACTCTTCAACGCTCTTGCACAATCAGGTGGAACAGAAGAGAAGCAGCTGGCGAAACAGGTGTTTGCAGAAGCACGAGAGACTTACCACCCCATAGCTCAGGGAGTAGTTGAGTCTATCCTCTCTAAGTACATCTAA
- the LOC111204372 gene encoding 50S ribosomal protein L10, chloroplastic-like, translating into MEVALLSFSSSISPLSHNRALTLSPKLSKPSNYPRLPVIRSAVSRSKKEETVETVKSHLENCHLLAAINYKGLTVKQFQDLRRTLPETTKLVVAKNTLVFKAIEGTKWEALKPCMKGMNAWLFVQTDEIPSAIKPYRSFQKERKLEDNDFAGAVFEGKFYAPDNFKALETMPTRAEVYAKMLGALQSPAINLVSTLQAPAIEVIMVLKAYVKKLEDESNNA; encoded by the coding sequence ATGGAGGTCGCTCTTCTCTCATTCTCCTCTTCCATCTCTCCTCTCTCCCACAACCGAGCCTTAACCCTATCTCCCAAACTCTCCAAACCCTCCAACTACCCTCGCCTCCCAGTCATCAGATCCGCCGTGTCACGCTCCAAGAAGGAAGAAACCGTCGAGACAGTCAAGTCCCATCTCGAGAACTGCCACCTCCTCGCCGCCATCAACTACAAAGGCCTCACCGTCAAGCAGTTCCAAGACCTCCGCAGAACTCTCCCAGAAACAACAAAGCTCGTCGTCGCCAAGAACACACTCGTCTTCAAAGCCATCGAAGGCACCAAATGGGAAGCTCTCAAGCCTTGTATGAAAGGCATGAACGCTTGGCTCTTCGTTCAGACCGATGAGATCCCTTCCGCCATCAAACCGTACCGGAGCTTCCAGAAGGAACGCAAGCTCGAAGACAATGACTTCGCCGGTGCTGTCTTCGAAGGTAAGTTCTACGCTCCAGACAACTTCAAGGCCCTTGAGACGATGCCTACACGAGCTGAGGTTTACGCTAAGATGCTAGGAGCTCTCCAGAGTCCGGCGATTAATCTCGTCTCTACTTTACAAGCACCGGCGATCGAGGTTATCATGGTGCTTAAGGCTTATGTCAAGAAGCTTGAAGATGAGAGTAACAATGCATAA